Sequence from the Crassostrea angulata isolate pt1a10 chromosome 9, ASM2561291v2, whole genome shotgun sequence genome:
AGTTTCGACAGATAATAAAAAATCTCAATGTACACTGAGAAAACCAGTGTATTAGAAGACAGTGTCTTAATGAAGAATGGAACAACACAAAGTGATATATGCATGTAAAGctatgaatatatacatgtataaagtaaatttttatgtataattataaatcaCTGTTATGTACTAAGTACATGCTAAGTTGAATTACCAGTAAAATAATAACACATGTGCAAGTgtgcaaacattttatttgaataactGACTACATTGTAACCAGAGGTTCACGAACCACagtgctcacctgagcaacaagtATTACATCCACAGGTAATTGAGCCTTATATCACTTGCAAGgacttacatttaaaaaaaaattcatgtgaaATTCATGTAAAGTGGCACATaatatgattttgtaaaatttctcaaaaaataattttcacaaGATTGGagaattttccaaaatatttttggaaagtAAAACTATCTGGAAGGTTTCCCATGAAACATATAAGAATGTTCTTTCATGAGAATTTCATGATGCACAATTGTCCATATATACATTTCCAACGTTACAGTAAAATATGTAACAGTCTCAATAAGAAATTGCTTTATAAATACAGAACTGTAAgagtttttcttttcatcagCTTAATTAAGTTGTAATTCTAACAATAAAGGAAAGGCTAACAGAAGTTAATCTTTGGACATTAATCTCTCTCCTTTTAATAGGATGTTTCACAGTGATGAGGTAGAAAAGATTTGTATATCATTGTCTACACTGTATTTAACTATCACTATCTTTCAGATAATTGCacaacatttaacatttttgtgaTATTATATTGCAACACTGTATTGTTTAAGATAAATGGTCAAACAATGGGCATCTGGCACTTGCAAGTTCACCAGGAAAAAATGGAGTGAGTTTCGATGTTTGCTGAATTGATCATTTTTACACTGTACTTGATAAATAATCAACTATCATAAGGCATAGTGTAAGACTCACTATCTACCAGAAAAATGGTATGTGTTTTGGAATTTTACTACACTGTACATATACTTGTAAAATCATCACTTAATATGCACAAGGCATCTTCATTATCTACCAGATAAATGGAATAAGTTTCGGAGTTTTCCGGATATGTTCATGGAATGCTGGATCTCCTCCGTAGCGTTTGAGTGCGGACTTTTCCTGCAGGGGAATTCCGCTGACCTTGGTCAACAAGAAGATTAGGAAGAGCGGGGAGATGACACTGACATGCTCCCATCCCCGGAGAACGGAGGTCGAGGACAGGTAGAGGCCAGACCACATCATGATCTCCCCCAGGTAGTTAGGGTACTGAACCACACTCCATAGGCCGTGCTGGATAAACTTCCCCTACAGGTcaataataatatatgataaaaaaaatataataatatattttattgatataataataaaGATAAACAAGTCAAGGACAAACAAACAGACCACAAAAAGGTCAACACAAAACTAAACAGACCACAAATAGGTCGATACAAAAATAAACCGGTCAAGGACAAGCAAACAGACCATAAACAGGtcaatacaaaaataaacaggtCAAGGACAACCACAGGTCACAAACAGGTCAATACTAAAATAAATAGGTCAAGGACAAACAAACAGACCATAAACAggtaaatagaaaaataaatgtgtcaAGGACAAGCAAACAGACCATATACAggtcaatacaaaaaaaacaggTCAAAGACAAGCAAACCAGAAGTAATACAAAGTTaggtactgtaaaccaacttttattcgcatgCAAAATTTTACTCAAGATTTGCGAGAGCCACATCGATGCTAATATTTCTCAGACAAACCAGTCCTTGTCATATGGTTGTTTTAACAACTCAAGTCTGAATAAGGCTGAGTGGCAAACATAATTTGTCTTGAAAAGTTCAAATCTTATACAGTTGATAGACTCTGTGATTCCTACCTGGTTTTCTGGGTTTGCCCTGAAAGAGGATTTCTGTGAGTCTGCGATGGTCTCCAGGAGGAAGCCAGTGACCCACATTGACCATCCGACGTAATCCTGCGTCGTGATTGGTCGATCTTCCCTCTTTGAGTTCAAGATCAGCGTGGGAAGGATGGTCAAAAACACCCACACACCTGCAGAAATTGTACAACATGGTCACTCGGAAACCTTGTCTACACACAGTCAATCAGAGATACTAGTCTAAAACATGTACCAAAACACTGGCACAAGacttgatatttttctttccaaataAGGTAGGGGGTAATTTTCATATTTGTAGAAATTGTGAATTTATTGACTGTCACACATTCTAATTCACTATCAAAGAATAAACATTCTTGTGTATGAAAGCCATTTCTAACTGTTccttgaaatatattttcatttataaatattcaaaacatttctaTCTTAACTGCAAGatcaaaacttgttaaaaacagcAGCGAGTGGAATAATTTGACAACAGTTGATCGTATTATCCACCTTGAATGGTCCAGTACACAAAGAATGTCCCGGGTCTGTCTCGGACCTTATTGAAGCGACGGTCCTGTCCTTCCTTCAGAATTCTTGTGAACAGAAACAATCCCAACCTAGCAAATAAAACGAATACAATTATATTCATTATAGtagtaaactacatgtacaatatcaTAAACAAGTACTGTcagtagattcctaattaaatgcaaggAAGTAATagccgcgtaaaatcgcgagaagcacatcAGGATTCAAACCCAACCTAGGAaataaatactgtagattcctaattaatcGTAAGGATATAATATCCACTTAAAATCCTGAGAATCCCACCTTgcagatattttaaaatctcgctatTGTTTTCAAAGAATTTAGAACTAGCATAAGAAATTACCGTAAAAGTTCAATGTTCACCGTTTAATATCCTCGCAATTTGATACCAAACAACAGGATCACATAATTAATTAttcgcataaaataaggaatttacagtaattattttcaaagtagCTAACTACAATATAGACATCCAAGttctaatataaacatatactgTAATGCCATTTAAACAATGGCTTTGTTTATATCCATGTAAAGGGTATAAGGTTTTTTGCATTATTTGTCAGCCAAAATTCTACGTAACAGAGAAAGTATCCAAGAAAATTCTGCAACTGTGGCAGCAACAGACATTGTGTTATTTATCAAGGCAAACTACTTTTTACATCTTTAAGTTAGTATAATAAGTCACTCCATTCGATGAGACCCTCAGTACGCCTTATGAATGAATTTGCATAGAAGCTCAGTTTTCTGTGTTCAGTGTCTTTGGGAGAAGTGAAACAGGACAATTTTCATCCTATCGTTTTACATTGTAAAGAGTCATTTGCATGTATCAAATTGTATCAAACCTGAAGGCCCAGAGAGCCACCATTCCTGTGTTGACCTTTTGCCTGAGGTGATAGCGACCGCCccatttcaagctctgtaacgcTAGAAACAGAAATGTTCCTGAACCtgcaacaaaattataatttttaaagtggTTGGTTAATAACAGCTCGTAATAAAAAATGCTACTATGTCTGAAAAACCATGAAGAGTATCAGTCTGACTAATGTTTTGTCACAATACTGACAACAGACCATGCCATATAGATCATGCTGTTGTCAACctaatacaaaatatatgaagTGTGATAGTGTATAGCTAATAGGCACAGTACTACTATGTAGTATATGAAGTGTGATGTATATAGCTAATAGGCACAGTACTGCCACACTTTTATGTCTACAAGCACTATAACTAGTTCTGGTTAACCCTTAACTTATGAGTTCGGAGTTCAAGCCTAGTTCTGGATGACCCCCAATTCAATATTCactactgtatacaggaaaatatttgcCCCTATAGTTTTATTTTCTCCCCTTTTGCCCTCGCAGTCAGCGGACCAATTTCAGACTGGGcatatttaaatgtttcaaattatttctcaagaaaaacaatgtttttttggTGAATGCAAGTCGGGGCAAAACTTTTTTGCTACTGTAGAGGCGAAAATTacatggggcgaaaataaccctgtatacagtttaTCAGAAAGACAAACTTTTTATACCAATTCATGCATCATTAACAATTAATTggaatatataaaacaagttCACAGTCAGACTTTGATTACTATAAATATGATGTAATTGTATGTTTGcaattcatattcaaattcaaatctttTATAACTTCTAATGAACTTTATGAACAGTCTTGTCGCTACAACAAATGAAAGCAGTTATTGATTGCAAGCTCAACAGAAAACGGGTGAAGTGGGTATTTCAATAAAATCCACTTAAACATAAGTAAGTTGCAGAAAATCTCTTTATCACGCACTGGTTCGATAAACCGAAACTTAACGAGGAAATTCGGCCTTCTCTACTTGAGCTTAAAATTGCAAtgatatatttgtaatttaacaaTGTTAACTGAATTTACCGGCCAGGTCATAGAACTTTTCGGTCTTTAGTGCAGCTGCCACTGCCCAGCAACTCCACTGTATGCCAAAATCAACGGCGGCCGCCTTCGACAGAGGGTTCCCCATGATGGACATGGGGGCAAAGTTCTCTGTATTGTAATGCACGAAAAACCAAGAGGATGTTCACTCGGCACCTCTCGGCCGAATTTCCACCATGAAGGCAAGGGAATCAACCGAGGCTTACCGAATGATTTGTTGTTAGTCAGTCGtaactactcggccatttccaaTGGCGAAAAATAACTTCGCCAGCagaaatggccgagtagttaCGATTGGTTGTTGGTTTTCAATCGGAACATCTTGCTGCTTTTCCCCTCGCGCATTCAAAGATCCACCCCTACCTTTCTTCATAGGCACAACGAATACACACAAGAACATGCATGATTACGGACAAGTTCCGCGCTGTTTACCatgaaacaaataatttttaaaattgagcaTGTCTTCTATTAGGCACTGTTAAGGTGGGAGAGACCACCCACTTACTTTTTcctcgacccccccccccccacttttttgagagcatacatgtattaacccCCAccccgatttaaaaaaaaagattttacatGTACGTGCCTTTTATTAAACCAAATTATCAAAAATTCTCTTACAAGACTTATAGATGGATTTAAGAATCTCTTATTAACACTGTGTTgtttacattgtaaatattgtCTCATGTAATGATAATGAATGGAAAGTCAGACTTGTGTTCTATGGTAGACTCACTAACTCCACTTAATGGTACGTCCATTGtagtgtgtgtgtatatatagcCTTTGATGTCTTAGCTGCCTCTATTTACACTAGGTTTCACCACTTCAAGTTTCAGAAATGATGTAATATGATCAATATGTTTGATCCTCCATGTACTAACTTACGTATTTATCAGGCATCAGGCACGtaacaagggggggggggctcccctttttttcaaccattttttaaaatttacattttaaaaattgaattttcctGAAGTGTTCCCCTCCCTCACTTTTtggggagtatgtaaaaaatagaaatgaaactttgtgaaatatttttttctgttgcttgtcaaaattttttggatgagtctgccccctttcaaaaacgatgatACGTGCCTtcttatacatttatacatgtatgtatatagtTCCATTGTATGTAGAATCAGGGgtatctccccccccccccccccaacaatggcaaaaaaatattatttcttcgatCCTCTCCCGAAAAAAAAGATtgctggatccgcgcatgttgtcttttatttatatgtacaaaatgtacatgtaagtgtgTTTCTATCGTTGATGTACATCGCTGTCTGTTTCCCATAATGCCACGCAGTACTGAATTTTACATGCtagaaattatttcattttgattctgACTAAATTTAGAGTTACGGGTAAAATGATTTCAAAGTATGCCAAATAGAGTTGTATTTAATACTCACAtttgtaactacatgtaattgtatttgTGTAATAAGTAATGCAATATATGTCAAATGCTCAAAAAGTAGGCTAactattaaattaataatttggaataataattaataatgaaaACCATAATATATGACACTAGTAATAGTCTCAAACATACCTATAGATCCGAGCAACCAGTTTCGCTCAAACAATCGATCTTCAAAAAGTATTTCTTTTCACACACGATTCGCGGGCAATTGAAGATATATTGACTAAAAATGCTCGAAATTGAATAGTTGTTTATGTCACTTCAAATGATGCGAAGTGTGGACACCAGCCTAATATGCTTGCGGGAGAGGGTAGAAATGATTAATACACGGTGCATGCCGACTACATTAGCCTGAAaagtttaatatatttatgCAAGTTATTTAGAACCCTAAGTTGAACACTTTTATAAAACACAAacacgaataaaaaaaaatgaaacgtgTATTAAAGTTGCTTTTTACCTTGTAAAATGCACAATCAGTTGGATACTGGGTAATGATATTTATTATACTAGGTAACtctactaatttttttttcagtttataaGCGTCAGATAAAAGTCTTCCTATCGGGGAACTGGAATCTCGCTGACTCCCTCATTAGTATACTTATTTTACACCAACACAAACGGTAGTTTGTTTTACAAAGTAGATCAAATTACTGGAATACAGAAAATGCGGACATTCTTTGCATGTAGGCATGGAAACTCTCCTTTTCTATTAGTTCGGATGCTGCAGGGTAAAAGAGGGTGGATAAATGTGCAATTACCGGCTCCGTCCTATGTACTGTATGGAAGGCTATCGATTTCTTTATCTCTGCTGGTCGCTAATACTGAGATCAAATCAACATCTCACCATTACAATTTACATTATTTCAGAAAGTTCGATTTGACAGTGGAACATCAATAATGGGTTTTAATTCCTTTGTCGAACTTCCAAAGCTCcaaaagaacattttatataCGACACATGAAATGTATGCGGGTCTCCCGAAGTCTTGTTACATAGGGGATGAGCGTATATAAAATCAGGACAGGGCCATGACTCGCAGAGGGTACATGTAAGTACACATTCTACTTCTACACTACCTGTCTGGCAAAGACTCCGGAAGTGCAAAACGAACGCATAGATATATGTTGAAGTTACTTTAATTTAACGCGGGGGTACTAGTAGTCAATAATGCGCGGGGTTTTCTGTATGGACCTGAATCAAATGAACGTACTCAGCATGCAGTCGGAAATAGTGTTTAAGATTTTAGTTGTAGTAGTCCCTCAGTGATCGAAAAAAGCTTAAGCTGCCAGACGACAAGATGCTGTATGTTTGTGGGTTAAGCTGTGTTAATCTGCATTGAACTAATACATGATGCAACATGTGTGTTAGATAAGCTGTTGATAGCTGCAATACATATTTGCATGTGAGATAATTTCAGCTGGTGAGAGCTGCAACATATGTCTGAGATAAACTGAAGATAATTGCAACATGTGTGAGATAAGCACAACATGTGCGTGAGATAAATTACCGAGAGCTTTAATATGTTTGAGAGATAAGCTGTTGAAAGCTGCAAAATGTTTGTGAGATAAATGTTGAGAGCAGCAGCATATGTCTGAGATAAGCTGAGGAGAATGGCAACACGTGTGAGATGAGCACAGCATGTGCGTGAGATAAAATACTGAGAGCTTTATTATGTTTGAGAGATAAGCTGTTCAAAGCTGCAACAATTGTATCAACAAGATTTTAAGAGCTGCAAGAAACGTGTGAGATAAGTTGTTGTGAGCTGCAACATATGTGTGAGATAAGTTGTTGTGAGCTGCAACATATGTATGATATAAGTAGTTTTGAGGTGCAACATATGTATGGGATAAATTGTTGTGAGCTGCAACAAATGTATGAGATAAGTTGTTGTGAACTTTAACATATGTGTGAGATAAGTTGTTGAGAGCTGTAGTATGAGTGTGAGATAATTAAGTTGTTGAGAGCTACAGTATGAGTGTGAGATAAGATGTTGAGAGCTATAATATGAGTGTGAGATAAGTTGTTGAGAGCTGTAGTATGAGTGTGAGATAAGCTGTTGAGACCTACAGTATAAGTGTAAGATAATTAAGTTGTTGAGAGCTACAGTATGAGTGTGAGATAAGATGTTGAGAGCTATAATATGCGTGTGAGATAAGTTGTTGAGAGCTGTAGTATGAGTGTGAGATAAGTTGTTGAGAGCTACAGTATGAGTGTGAGATATTTAAGTTGTTGAGAGCTGTAGTATGAGTGTGAGATAAGTTGTTGAGAGCTACAGTATGAGTGTGAGATAAGATGTTGAGAGCTACAGTATGAGTGTGAGATAAGATGTTGAGAGCTACAGTATGAGTGCGAGATAAGATGTTGAGAGCTGTAGTATGAGTGTGAGATAAGTTGTTGAGGGCTGTAGTATGAGTGTGAGATAAGTTGTTGAGAGATACAGTATGCGTGTGAGATAATTAAGTTATTGAGAGCTGTAGTATGAGTGTGAGATAAGTTGTTGAGAGATGTAGTATGCGTGTGAGATAATTAAGTTGTTGAGGGCTGTAGTATGAGTGTGAGATAAGTTGTTGAGAGCTGAAGTATGAGTGTGAGATAAGCTGTTTTTTCTGATTTCGGTAATCTGTTTAGATGCTGTAACTAGcttaagaaataatttaaaagttaaactataaatgtatatgataaaagcagttgttatttataatcTGTGTTTATGATACAGTCTTGAGGTGTACAACAGTATTGTTTTGTGTGTAATATAATTAGCACTAACGAGTAAACCTCCCCAGTATtcattataaatttaataacctaggtttatttttatttgtttgaaaagagAAAGAATGTAGGGTGTTTTAAATAGGCTGCAAATACTCCCTGCAAGATACTTACTAAGTCGATTTAATGTACTTTTCAAACCCTTTTGGCATTTGCAGATTGTATTTACACCATAGTGCGATCTGTAGTGAATTTACTAAACCTActtgaaaatttatatatttagttGATTTTCGTTCATCAATTTGGTTTCCGTCGATTTTCGTTGTTTTATGaacattcaaaacaaaatacaaaaaaacaacaacaaactaAATGTGAGCTGGCTTATCTCGATATGCAAGACACAAGAAATgaatgcatcatttttttttattttattgctaTTTTATGGTAAGGCCCAGAAGCAACAATACCCGTCCCTGTttggtggcaggggatagtttcgaaggaaagacccggtcaaaattttgaaataaagggagaacctggggtttggctggttatttgaggggtataaattggtagaatatttattgcattcattttgtggatagaggagctcatgtcaatttcattgatatatgacactttaatactggtagcacttttcatcagatatggaatgaaaatgcgaaactgtggccaaaattttcactttcggttttccgcttgaaaagtagggtgggttcagaacacgaaatgtcactcggaaagaaggtgattgaccccccatcaattggtgattatttgcatgggtatacattaagctaccaatcctatggtagtttatggcagttgctcgggactggagcgtggttatggacccgtgaaaatgtgaaaaaagggcaatttttcagtaaattttgagaccgtccctggctattctttatagtgctatatgtaagttgtacttgttttattctgaaatgtttaaaaattctcaagagtcgggaccatgtgtcccctgcatgcaaaccaattttagcaaatttaaaaatccactgaaaaattaaatcacatatatgagcaccatctgcctcacatttcctcgaccaaaaaaactatcccctgccaccttcaagaaaatgtcaaatttttaatagGCTTTAAGTTTAACAacatgggaacagaaaagatgttcaatgtgtgtaaaatgggaaactggctgaatttttatgattgctcaaccctgtgatgagatttaggggccaaaatgtagcAGGGGGTGGTCCTTAGAAAAAGTGCAATTTTCTAGtattttgggtttgtccttatattaaaaccctttataggcataTTATTCCTATTGAAATAAGATGTtgggttgaatttggattaactgaataatattgtaccattttcatgaaattttcttgaaattaattgacagccatgcagttttatgaagttttaaacccttagatttgataagaaattgtaaaatattgttctttctcgaGCTAAAGCTGACAAAAAGTTGATTTTagggctaaatatatattttaaatgtgctacatgtaatttacatgtaaatacatgttattctaaatagttaatatctgcattttaagtcattataaacaattttaaaatgtctgattgtcaaaaaagcacccccccccccttcaattttcttcaccttCAACCAAAAATTGCCTTTATTTCacatttcttttgataaaatctcatgcatacataaaatttctctcatttaaaacaaaacacacatgtttggtttcttctttattgaaaatataccaagaaaaattgaatttgtgtgcattttttaaccatttgtcatttgcatgtattcccacCTCATTATGAAGGTGTGGTCattatgttcaaatttggtatttctttgtatgaaaaacatgtatttcaatctttataacaaataaatctaGATCTGTTGGttttggttaaagaataaacagagaaattaggtttcatcatcatcctttcagcatatttgggaaattactcctcgggtaagatgcctgattgccattttcaaGGTACCTGTCCCTTTTGAAAAGATGAAAGTGAAgattt
This genomic interval carries:
- the LOC128164028 gene encoding uncharacterized protein LOC128164028, which gives rise to MSIMGNPLSKAAAVDFGIQWSCWAVAAALKTEKFYDLAGSGTFLFLALQSLKWGGRYHLRQKVNTGMVALWAFRLGLFLFTRILKEGQDRRFNKVRDRPGTFFVYWTIQGVWVFLTILPTLILNSKREDRPITTQDYVGWSMWVTGFLLETIADSQKSSFRANPENQGKFIQHGLWSVVQYPNYLGEIMMWSGLYLSSTSVLRGWEHVSVISPLFLIFLLTKVSGIPLQEKSALKRYGGDPAFHEHIRKTPKLIPFIW